A single region of the Mustela lutreola isolate mMusLut2 chromosome 2, mMusLut2.pri, whole genome shotgun sequence genome encodes:
- the LOC131823085 gene encoding zinc finger protein 85-like codes for MRTHIGEKPFKCNQCGKAYSSNSYLTRHKRIHTGEKPYECHDCGKTFRDSSLLRQHEGIHSRDKPYKCDQCSKTFSRSSRLTMHKIIHTKEKPYACTDCGKTFSILSYLTRHKRVHTGEKSVECSHCGKALSSPSALKTHLRIHTGEKPYKCDQCGRTFRMSCNLNVHKKMHAGEKPCNCIDCGKAFRDHSCLKEHVRIHTGEKPFACNQCGKAFRVKSFLTLHKKVHMRMKQYECKECGKAFSGFLSHRRHMKKHTREKKPFKCSQCEKAFRRHVSLTIHIRTHTGEKPYECDQCGKTFSVRCNLTVHKRVHTGEKPYRCSVCGHAFSKLSSLRRHHESTHAG; via the coding sequence ATGAGAACCCACATTGGAGAAAAACCTTTTAAGTGTAACCAGTGTGGGAAAGCCTACAGTTCAAACTCTTACCTCACACGACACAAGAGAATTCACACTGGGGAGAAGCCCTATGAATGCCATGACTGTGGAAAAACCTTCAGAGATAGTTCACTTCTCAGACAACATGAAGGAATTCATTCAAGGGACAAACCCTACAAATGTGATCAGTGCAGCAAAACTTTTAGTAGGAGCTCTAGGCTTACCATGCACAAGATAATACATACCAAAGAGAAGCCCTATGCCTGCACTGATTGTGGGAAAACCTTCAGCATTCTTTCATACCTCACAAGACATAAGAGAGTACACACTGGTGAGAAGTCTGTTGaatgcagtcactgtggaaaagcCTTAAGTAGTCCATCAGCTCTGAAGACACACCTGCGGATacatactggagaaaaaccttaCAAGTGTGATCAGTGTGGGAGAACTTTTAGAATGAGCTGTAATCTTAATGTTCACAAGAAAATGCATGCTGGAGAGAAACCGTGTAATTGCATTgactgtgggaaagccttcagggatcaCTCATGCCTTAAAGAACATGTgagaattcacactggagagaagccctTTGCATGTAAtcagtgtgggaaagccttcagagTGAAATCTTTCCTCACTTTGCACAAGAAAGTTCACATGAGAATGAAACAGTATgagtgtaaggaatgtgggaaagccttcagtgGTTTCTTATCTCATAGGAGACATATGAAAAAGCACACCAGGGAAAAGAAACCCTTCAAGTGTAGTCAGTGTGAAAAAGCTTTTAGGAGGCATGTGTCCCTTACAATACACATAAgaactcacactggagagaaaccctatgagtGTGATCAGTGTGGGAAAACCTTTAGCGTAAGGTGCAATCTTACTGTGCACAAGAGAGTCCATACTGGAGAGAAGCCCTATCGATGCAGTGTGTGTGGACATGCTTTCAGTAAGCTGTCATCCCTTCGGCGACACCACGAGAGCACTCATGCTGGATAA
- the LOC131823481 gene encoding olfactory receptor 7G3-like, with the protein MKSGNLSDTLEFFLLGLSEDPGLQPLLFCLFLSVYLVSVVGNLLIILAIMYDTHLHTPMYFFLSNLAFVDICFTTTTIPKMLVNIQTRSKSISYAGCLTQICFVLTFAGLENGILVMMAFDRFVAICHPLRYNIIVNPKLCRLLVLLSFLISVLDALLHTLMVLRLSFCTDLEISHFFCELAHILKLACSDILINNILVYLVTSLLGVIPLSGIIISYTRIVSSVLKIPSAGGKYKAFSICGSHLIVISLFYGTGFGVYLSSAATQSSRKSAIVSVMYTVVTPMMNPFIYSLRNKDMMGALRKLTSRI; encoded by the coding sequence ATGAAATCCGGAAATCTCTCAGATACTCTAGAATTCTTCCTCCTGGGACTGTCAGAAGATCCAGGGCTACAGCCTCTCCTGTTCTGCCTGTTCTTGTCTGTGTATCTGGTCTCTGTGGTTGGGAATCTCCTCATCATCCTGGCCATTATGTATGACACCCACCttcacacccccatgtacttcttcctctctaaTCTGGCTTTTGTTGACATCTGTTTTACCACCACAACGATCCCCAAGATGCTGGTGAACATCCAGACACGGAGCAAATCCATCAGTTACGCAGGCTGCCTCACCCAAATCTGCTTTGTCCTGACTTTCGCCGGGTTGGAAAATGGAATTCTTGTCATGATGGCCTTTGATCGATTTGTGGCCATCTGTCACCCACTGAGGTACAATATCATTGTGAACCCCAAACTCTGTAGGCTGCTTGTTCTGCTGTCCTTCCTTATTAGTGTTCTGGATGCCCTTCTCCACACTTTGATGGTGCTGCGGCTTTCCTTCTGCACAGATCTGGAAATTTCCCACTTTTTCTGTGAATTAGCTCATATTCTCAAGCTTGCCTGTTCCGATATCCTCATCAATAACATTCTTGTGTATTTAGTGACCAGCCTTTTGGGTGTTATTCCTCTCTCTGGTATAATTATCTCTTACACTCGAATTGTCTCCTCTGTCCTGAAAATCCCATCAGCTGGTGGAAAGTATAAGGCATTTTCCATCTGTGGGTCACACTTAATAGTTATTTCCTTGTTTTATGGTACAGGTTTTGGGGTTTACCTTAGTTCTGCAGCTACACAGTCCTCGAGGAAGAGTGCAATAGTATCAGTGATGTACACTGTGGTCACCCCCATGATGAATCCCTTTATCTATAGTCTGAGGAACAAGGACATGATGGGGGCTTTGAGGAAACTTACCTCTAGAATATAA
- the LOC131823084 gene encoding olfactory receptor 7G1-like translates to MEPRNETDILEFLLLEVTEDPELQPLIFSLFMSMYLVTILGNLLIILADISDSHLHTPMYFFLSNLSFTDICLSTTTVPKMLVNIQTQNQSITYTGCLTQVCFVLVFASLDSCILSVMAYDRYVAICYPLRYTVIMNSHLCGLFILLSLFISIVDALMHSLMLLQLTFCTDLEIPLFFCEVVQVINIACSDTLINNILIYFATSIFGGIPLCGIIFSYTQIVSSVLRMPSAGGKYKAFSTCGSHLSVVSLFYGTAFGVYISSSLTNSSRNTAVVSMMYTVVPQMMKPFIYSLGNRDMKGALRKLIMFSTVAVAVCLPSRSA, encoded by the exons ATGGAACccagaaatgaaacagatattttagaatttcttctCCTGGAAGTGACAGAGGATCCAGAACTGCAGCCCCTCATCTTCAGCCTGTTCATGTCCATGTACCTGGTCACCATCCTGGGAAACCTGCTCATCATCCTGGCTGACATCTCGgactcccacctccacacccccatgtacttcttcctctccaacctgTCCTTTACTGACATCTGCTTAAGCACAACGACAGTCCCAAAGATGCTGGTGAACATCCAAACACAGAACCAGAGCATCACTTACACAGGCTGCCTCACACAGGTCTGCTTTGTCCTGGTTTTTGCAAGTTTGGATAGCTGTATTCTTTCAGTAATGGcttatgaccgctatgtggccatttgTTATCCACTAAGGTACACAGTCATTATGAACTCCCACCTCTGTGGCCTCTTCATACTTCTCTCCTTGTTTATTAGCATTGTGGATGCCCTGATGCACAGCCTGATGTTGTTGCAACTGACTTTCTGCACAGACCTTGAAAtccctctcttcttctgtgaAGTTGTTCAGGTGATCAACATTGCATGTTCTGATACCCTCATCAATAACATCCTGATATATTTTGCAACGAGCATATTTGGTGGTATTCCTCTGTGTGGAATCATTTTCTCTTACACTCAGATAGTGTCCTCTGTTTTGAGAATGCCATCAGCAGGTGGAAAGTATAAAGCTTTTTCCACCTGTGGGTCTCACCTGTCAGTTGTATCTTTGTTCTATGGGACAGCTTTTGGGGTATACATTAGTTCTTCTCTTACTAACTCTTCCAGAAACACTGCAGTGGTTTCAATGATGTACACTGTTGTCCCTCAAATGATGAAGCCCTTCATCTACAGCTTGGGGAACAGGGACATGAAGGGAGCCTTGAGGAAACTCATAA tgttttccacagtggctgtagcagtttgccttccctccagaagtgCATGa